A genomic window from Cotesia glomerata isolate CgM1 linkage group LG7, MPM_Cglom_v2.3, whole genome shotgun sequence includes:
- the LOC123269183 gene encoding odorant receptor 33a-like, with amino-acid sequence MNLITNSWKVFTWLGLFRPIKWKGLKARIYDLCTLIVLFFNYSFFVCGIMEIDYAHFNFLGDIDLITLILQYIENTPKIVCMLLNRSDLIEIEYKLSNDHFEIKDDDEKKIQTKYDKFSRFVLLCYAALQTASLVYYTTGRILAMESPIILPYRGRIPYNYSNSHNIYMLTALDQLFSVSSLICINGAFNLVFTSTMYQICTKIQILKHRFKIIMEQLADNVQTDDPVEDIAKKTMVMTEKYQDQLIANWVESHNALLSLYDFTKSVFAKAVFIHYVINSIVMCTLAYILSHCEIDNIFIGNVFYFSVKCTQQYLQCSSAHQITLEFEDLRDMIFSTNWFAARITIQKSIIIIMSKSIIPVEFVSGYFVTLSLDSFKRILKLSYTIYNVLEG; translated from the exons atgaatctcATCACAAACAGTTGGAAAGTTTTCACCTGGCTAGGACTTTTCAGACCGATTAAATGGAAAGGATTGAAAGCGCGAATTTACGATTTATGTACacttattgttttattttttaactattcattttttgtatGCGGCATTATGGAAATCGATTATgctcattttaattttcttggcGATATTGATCTTATCACACTAATACTGCAATACATTGAAAATACACCAAAGATTGTTTGTATGCTACTGAACCGTAGTGATCTAATAGAAATAGAATACAAACTTTCAAATGATCATTTTGAGATAAAAGacgatgatgaaaaaaaaattcaaacgaAATACGACAAATTTAGCAG GTTTGTTCTCCTATGTTACGCGGCGTTACAAACAGCATCTCTTGTATATTACACGACAGGACGTATCCTTGCCATGGAATCACCAATCATCCTACCTTATAGAGGGAGAATACCATACAATTATTCCAACAGtcataatatttatatgttGACTGCTCTTGATCAACTTTTCTCTGTGTCCAGTCTCATTTGTATAAACGGCGCATTCAATTTAGTCTTCACTTCAACGATGTATCAAATTTGTACTAAAATTCAGATACTCAAACATCGTTTCAAAATTATCATGGAGCAATTGGCCGATAATGTTCAAACGGATGACCCTGTTGAAGATATTGCGAAAAAGACAATGGTGATGACTGAAAAATATCAAGATCAACTTATCGCTAACTGGGTGGAAAGTCATAATGCACTTTTAAG CTTGTATGATTTTACGAAATCTGTTTTTGCAAAAGCTGTTTTCATTCATTATGTCATCAATTCGATAGTAATGTGTACGCTTGCGTATATCCTAAGTCACTGCGAAATAGACAACATTTTTATTGGTAAcgtgttttatttttctgttaaatGTACGCAACAATATTTGCAATGTTCTTCTGCTCATCAAATTACTTTGGAg tttgaagaTCTTCGTGATATGATTTTTAGCACCAACTGGTTTGCTGCAAGAATAACTATTCAAAagtcaattattataataatgtcAAAGTCAATAATACCAGTTGAGTTTGTTAGTGGATACTTCGTAACTTTATCGCTAGATTCGTTCAAAAGA atcCTCAAATTGTCGTACACTATTTATAATGTACTTGAAGGGTAA
- the LOC123269184 gene encoding odorant receptor 33a-like: protein MNLITNSWKVFTWLGLFRPIKWTGLKARIYDFFTVIVLFCNYTFFACGVMDIDFTNLDFYADIELITLMLQFVENTPKILCMLLNRNDLIEIEYKLKNDHFELKDDEEKEIQKKFDKFSRSVLLSYATLQVSALIYYTIGRILAMESPIILPYRSNIPFNYSTSNEIYMLTSIDQLFSVSSLIAINGAFNLVFTSTMHQICTKVRILKYRFNVIIEQLEDNPKINYSVEYDTKKKIFMTERNQDELIANWVECHNELLSLYDFTKSVFAKAVFIHYVINSIVICTLAYILSHCEIDNIFFGNVSYFCVKCTQQFLQCSSAHQITLEFEDLRDMIFTTNWFATKISIQKSIIIIMSKSIIPVEFISGYFVTLSLDSFKRILKLSYTIYNVLEG, encoded by the exons atgaacctCATTACAAACAGTTGGAAAGTTTTCACCTGGCTAGGACTTTTCAGACCGATTAAATGGACAGGATTGAAAGCACGAATTTACGATTTTTTCACAGTGATTGTTTTATTTTGCAACTACACATTTTTTGCATGCGGCGTTATGGACATCGATTTTACTAATCTTGACTTTTATGCCGACATCGAGCTTATCACATTGATGCTGCAATTCGTCGAAAATACACCAAAGATTCTGTGTATGCTACTGAATCGTAATGATCTTATAGAAATAGAATACAAACTTAAAAATGATCATTTCGAGCTGAAAGATgatgaagaaaaagaaattcaaaaaaaattcgataaattTAGCAG GTCTGTTCTCCTTAGTTACGCGACATTGCAAGTATCAGCACTTATATATTACACGATAGGACGTATCCTAGCCATGGAATCACCAATTATATTACCTTATAGGAGTAATATACCATTCAATTACTCCACAAGCaatgaaatatatatgttaACTTCCATTGATCAACTCTTCTCTGTATCAAGTCTCATTGCTATAAATGGCGCATTTAATTTAGTCTTTACTTCGACAATGCATCAAATTTGTACTAAGGTTCGAATACTTAAATATCGTTTCAACGTTATCATCGAGCAGTTGGAAGATAAtcctaaaataaattatagtgtCGAATACGatacgaagaaaaaaatttttatgactgAAAGGAATCAAGATGAACTTATCGCTAACTGGGTAGAATGTCATAATGAACTTTTAAG tTTGTATGACTTCACAAAATCCGTTTTTGCAAAAGCTGTTTTCATTCATTATGTCATAAATTCGATAGTAATATGTACGCTTGCGTATATACTGAGCCACTGCGAAATagataacatttttttcggtaaCGTGTCTTACTTTTGCGTTAAATGCACACAACAATTTTTGCAATGTTCTTCTGCTCATCAAATTACTTTGGAG TTTGAAGATCTCCGTGACATGATTTTTACTACCAATTGGTTTGCTACGAAAATATCAATACAAAAAtcgataattataataatgtcaAAATCAATAATACCAGTTGAATTTATCAGCGGATATTTCGTAACATTATCACTAGATTCTTTCAAAAGA ATTCTAAAATTGTCATACACCATTTATAATGTCCTTGAAGGATAA
- the LOC123269189 gene encoding odorant receptor 4-like codes for MTVLSQCLYVFTCVGLWRPLEWDGLKARLYDLYTIFVLFSNYSFFIFGLMDVDYKNIDFLGSIDLISLLLQFIENTPKISCLLGNRCSVLRIINNFNCDPFDAKNNDEKIIQQKYDKFNRQLNLWFPIFGFISITWYTISHILLMESPTLLPYRGRIPYNYSNYHKIYLLTAMEQIYSVLSLASINAAFNTLFPTIMFQICAKLNILKYRFKMMIKQLENTEDNELSEKICNRTQKQLIANWVESHVKLLNLFNCVNTLFTSAIFIHYIVNSILLCTIAYILSHSPFGDIAFVSNVFFFVVKCSQQFLQCASAHQVTIEFENLRKVIFDTKWYTTKKAVQKSMIIIMSQSIIPVEFVSGYFVTLSLDSFKKIIKLSYTIYNVLE; via the exons ATGACAGTTCTAAGTCAATGTTTATACGTTTTTACTTGTGTGGGTCTTTGGAGACCCTTGGAATGGGACGGCTTAAAAGCACGACTCTACGATTTATACACTATTTTcgtattattttcaaattactctttttttatttttggtctCATGGACgtcgattataaaaatattgattttttgggcTCGATCGATCTTATTTCACTGCTACTTCAGTTTATTGAAAACACTCCAAAAATATCATGTTTATTGGGGAATCGTTGCTCTGTATtgagaattattaataattttaattgtgatCCATTTGACGCTAAGAATAACGATGAGAAAATTATTCAACAGaaatatgataaatttaatag ACAGCTTAATTTGTGGTTTCCTATATTTGGTTTCATATCAATCACGTGGTATACAATTAGTCACATTTTGTTAATGGAGTCACCTACATTATTACCCTATAGAGGTCGGATACCTTACAATTACTCCAATTaccataaaatttacttattgaCAGCgatggaacaaatttattccgTGTTGAGTCTTGCTAGCATCAATGCGGCATTCAATACTCTGTTTCCAACAAtaatgtttcaaatttgtgCTAAACTTAATATTCTCAAATATCGTTTTAAAATGATGATCAAACAATTAGAGAATACTGAGGATAATGAGCTGAGTGAAAAAATCTGCAATCGAACTCAAAAACAACTGATTGCAAATTGGGTGGAAAGTCACGTTAAACTTTTAAA tttatttaattgtgtTAATACGTTATTCACAAGcgctatttttattcattatattgttaattcaattttactgtgtactattgcatatattttatcaCACTCTCCATTTGGTGATATCGCTTTTGTTagtaatgtatttttttttgttgttaaatgTTCGCAACAGTTTTTACAATGTGCTTCTGCTCATCAAGTTACTATAgag TTTGAAAATCTCcgtaaagtaatttttgataCTAAATGGTATACCACTAAAAAGGCTGTCCAAAAATCGATGATCATAATAATGTCTCAGTCAATAATACCTGTCGAATTTGTCAGTGGATACTTTGTTACTTTATCACTAGATTCATTCAAAAAG ATAATAAAGCTATCATATACGATTTACAATGTTCTGgagtga
- the LOC123269213 gene encoding uncharacterized protein LOC123269213 translates to MNKCKGDVKYPLDLLKKKLKKYQDFIDSSELSDDPDEVLVDPGSDDSLDDDHSQSVLTSDSDSSSEVIKNVTKASKQSHETTEAEAPHLSDAVRKLLGTDKRATKDKTFNFHPELVGCWKDVLKSGLDKEAKLRMIDIVPNKGNCPLSAPVFNPELIPLLHTTARSRDKYLSNDQDMCGRSLVALGMAICSIFNDDSEPVDKDELL, encoded by the exons aTGAATAAATGTAAAGGAGATGTTAAATATCCTCTTGATTTACTTAAAAAGAAACTTAAGAAGTATCAAGACTTCATTGACAGCAGTGAGCTTTCTGATGATCCCGATGAAGTTCTTGTAGACCCTGGATCAGATG ACTCGCTTGATGACGACCATAGTCAGAGTGTTTTAACATCTGACTCTGATTCCTCCTCAGAGGTTATCAAAAATGTCACGAAGGCGTCAAAGCAGTCACATGAGACGACTGAGGCTGAAGCTCCTCATCTTAGTGATGCTGTCCGTAAACTTTTGGGCACCGATAAACGAGCAACGAAAGACAAAACTTTCAATTTTCATCCTGAATTAGTGGGATGCTGGAAGGATGTTCTTAAATCTGGTTTGGATAAAGAGGCAAAATTGCGTATGATTGATATAGTCCCGAATAAAGGTAATTGCCCTCTTTCTGCGCCGGTTTTTAATCCAGAGCTGATCCCTCTCTTGCATACGACGGCGCGTTCTCGTGACAAATATCTTTCCAACGACCAGGATATGTGTGGTCGTAGCCTTGTAGCCCTTGGTATGGCTATTTGCAGCATTTTCAATGACGATTCAGAACCTGTGGACAAGGATGAGCTCCTCTAA